The genomic region CGTTGAGGCGGTTAACCGGAAATCCTAAATTAACAGGTGAAAAAATGGCAGAAGTTGTAACGCCGGATATCGAAGGAATTGTTCCAGAAAAGACTCCCAAGGACCCGTTTCTGACCGAGCTTTCAAGGCTCGCCAAGCAGAACAATAAAATTGACCCGCAGCTTTACGAACAGTTTGCCGTCAAGCGCGGCCTGCGAAACGCCGACGGCACGGGCGTATTGGCCGGTCTTACCGAAATCGGCGACGTGCACGGCTATGTCATCAACGAAGGCGAAAAAGAAGCCATCGAGGGGAGGCTGCGATACAGAGGTATGGAAATCGAAGATATTGTTTCCGGTTTCCAGAAGGAAAAAAGACACGGCTTCGAAGAGACCGCGTACCTGCTGCTGTTCGGCGAGCTGCCGAAGAAAAAGGATTTGACCAGATTCTGTCACCTGCTCGGCAAGAACAGAAATCTGCCGGAAGGTTTTACGGAAAATATGATTCTCAAGGCGCCCAGCAATAACGTGATGAACAAACTGGCAAGGAGCGTTCTGGCGGCGTATTCATACGACAAGACGCCGGAAGACAGGTCGCTGAAAAATATTCTTCGTCAGTGCATAGGACTGATTGCGAGATTTCCGACATTTGCCGCTTACGGCTATCAGGCCAAGGCACACTATTATGACGGCGAGAGCCTTTATATCCATTCGCCTGACGAGAAACTTTCCACAGCGGAAAATTTCCTTATGCTTACAAGGCCGGACAAGAAATATACCAAGACAGAAGCGGATTTGCTCGACCTTTGTCTGGTTCTGCACGCAGAGCACGGCGGCGGAAATAATTCGACCTTTACTACGCACGTGGTTACCTCGTCCGATACCGATGTTTATTCTGCAATCGCGGCGGCAATAGGTTCGCTGAAGGGCTCAAAGCACGGCGGAGCGAATATTCAGGTCATCGCGATGATGGACGACATCAAAAAGAACGTAAAGAATTATGAAAGCGAAAACCAGGTTGCCGATTATCTCGCCAGGATTGTCAAAAAAGAGGCATTCGACGGTACGGGCCTGATTTACGGTCTGGGGCACGCTGTTTATACGATTTCAGACCCTAGAACGGCCCTGATTAGAAAACAGGCGGCAAGACTTGCCAAGGAAAAGGACCTCGAATGGGAATTCGAGTTGTATTCTCTTATTGAAAGACTTTCGCCGGAGATATTCCAGAAAATCAAAAAGTCAGACAAGAAAGTTTGTCCGAATGTGGATTTCTATTCCGGTTTTGTTTACAGGATGCTCGGAATACCGACCGCGCTTTATACTCCGCTTTTTGCGGTTTCGAGAATCTCCGGCTGGTGCGCTCATTTTATCGAAGAAACCGTCAGCGGCGGACGCATTATCAGACCGGCGTATAAAAGCGTCGCGGAAAAAAGAGAATATATCCCAACGTCGAAAAGATAGAAAGCCACGAAGACACAAAGGCACGAAGTTTTTATATATATTATTTTTAGTGTCTTAGTGCCTTAGTGGCTATAAGTATCTCACCATTTTCCCGGTGTAAGTGCATCCGGAACCGGCTGATTCCACCAGTTCGCGTCTCTTAGATATTGTTTTGTCATCATTGCGGCGTTTACGCCGTCGCCGACTGCGGTTGCAAGCTGCATAGCCGCTCCTGTTCTGCAGTCGCCCGCCACGAAAACGCCGGCCACTTTCGTCCGCAGAAAGCCTACATCGCATTTGACAAAGCCCGCTTCGGTTAAATCGACAAAACCATTGAGAAATGAAGTGTTCGGAACCATACCGACAAAGATAAAAACGCCGTCGCAGGGAAGGGTTTCTTCGTTGTTTGTTTTTACGTTTTTCACACGTACTTTTTCAACCTTTTTATCACCTTCGATTGCGACAACAACGGTATCGAGTTTGAGTTTTATATTTCCGCCATTGTTGACTTTGCTCATAAGTTCCTCGACGAGCACTTTTGTCGCTCTGAATTCCTGCCGTCGATGGACGAGGGTAAGTTCGGCCGCGAATTTCGCGACGTGCAGTGCTTCCTCGACAGCAGTATTTCCGCCGCCGACGGCGACGACTTTTTTGCCTTTGAAAAACGGGGCGTCGCAGGTTCCGCAATAGCTTACACCGGCGCCGGCGTTGCGAAATTCTTCTTCGCCGGGAACGTCGAGTTTGCGATAAGAGCTTCCGCAGGCGATTATCACGGATTTGCCGATAAATGTCTTTTTGCCGCAGTTTATCTCAATATTTCCGTCAGGCAGCTTTGTAAGTTTTTTTACTTCTTCGGTTTTGAATTCCGCGCCGAAGCTGTCAATCTGCTTCTTCATTTTCTCAATCAGGTCAGGGCCTGAAATGCTTTCAAAGCCGGGGAAATTTTCTATGCGGTCGGTGGTGATTATTTGGCCGCCGGGAAAGAATTTTTCGAGAACGACCGTCTTAAATCTGTCTCTTGAATTGTAAAGAGCCGCCGCAAGTCCGGCGGGGCCTCCGCCGATGATTATACTGTCGTAAATTACCTCTGCCATTAACTGTTCCTTACTTCTTTATGTCCTTACTTCCTTTTTTCATCTGATATTGTTCCATCATCTGGATTTTGTCGAGCCACTGGGGGAAGTCAGCGAGAATGTCGGCTCTTGTCGTTCTTTCAAGCCGGTACGAAAAGCTGCCCTGTATTTCGGCGGACAGCAGTCCTTTTTGGCCGTCGAAGTACATCTTCTGATGTACCGTGTATGCTCCGAAAAATTCGACCTGTGCCGCGGATTGAGCCGGCAAAACGGAAGTTTCAGACGTTTTTATTCTCGAAAGAATCACAGGTGCTATTTTGCCGTCTGAAAGTATTATTTCAAGCATAACGGTATCGAATTTACTTTTAAGAAATTCAGCGACAACACGGTCAAAGATAACGTCAGGTACCATTGAGTCTGTAAAGTAAAATTTATTGATAACGTCATTTTTCTGTACGGTCAGCACATTCTCGTCGTCGAGCTGAATGTGAGTCGGCTGCTGACGATTTGTCAACAGACTGCCCTGTTTTATCGTCCAGTCGAACCTGCGCAGCGAAATATCCGAGTGGAAAACCGTTTGTTCGGTATAAGTGTTGTAGCTGGAACTTATGAATGATATTCCTGCGAATGTAACCGCTGAATCGTCATTTGAATCTGCCGAGTAAGAAATACTATCTGTAGAGAACCCGATAGTATTGCCGCGAGTATCTTTTATATGGTAATAATCACGATGACCCTGCCGCGGTAATATTTCCGAATACGAGGCTTTAAAATTTTTCAGGAATTCTACGCCTTTTGTGAGCGGATTGTCCGGCAGATATTTTACCGAGGCCAGAAGCGCTTTGAAGATTTTCTCGGCAAGGTCGCCGCCAAGACCTTTATGCGCCACTTCAAGCGTGATAACTTTTCCATCGGGCAGGACAGTTGTGCCGCAGAGAACCACGGCCTTTTCAGAGGAGATTTGAGCATAGTCGAATGTAAAGTCGCCGAATTTCTCAGACTTTACGGATTCAATCTTTCCCTGTACGGAAGCGGCCATCGCCTCGAACTGCTGCGAGGCACCTTCCTGGGACGGCTGAAGTAAATACCGCCACCGCAGCGAAATGGCTGAGTTGCTGTTAATCTGCATCAGGCTGGCAAGCCTGAATTCGTTGTCCTCATATTTGAAGCTGTCTGAAAGCGATTTCCAGCCGCCATCGGCAGGAACAGAAACCGTAAGACCGGTACCTTTAACCCCGACAGGCTCAGAAAGCTTAAAATCCGTTCTGGACGAGATAAGAAGTTTCGCTAAAAGAAGACCGAGCAGAAGCAGGCCGAAAAATGCCGCCTTGTCGAGTCCCCACCGTCTTAATTTTTCATTATTTGCCATTTTTTTCCTTTAAGGAAATAAAGAGGTAAGATGCAGGAAATAAGGAAAAGCAATCGCATACTTTCATTATATCCTTATCTCTTTACTTCTTGTTCAAGATTATCGGGCAAGGTCATAACAAAATCCCGAATATCGTCACGAGTTTTTCTGAACGCATCCATTATTTCTTCTTCCGAACCTGTTAAAAAAGACGGGTCCGAAAAAGGCCTGTGGACAAGCTTTGTTTTGCCGTGGAAAACAGGACAGCTTTCTTTGGCGTTATCGCAAAGCGTAATTACATAATCAAAATCAATTCCGGCAAGCTCGTCGATGTGCTTGGAACGATGGCTGGAAATATCCGCACCAACTTCGGCCATTACTTTTACGGCCCTTGAGCTTACGCCGACAGGATAAACGCCGGCGGAAAAGGCTTCTATGCAGTCGCTTTTAAGCTTTTTCGCCCAGCCCTCGGCCATCTGACTGCGGCAGGAATTGCCGGTACACAGGAACAAGATATTCAATTTTTCTTTTTTATCCGTCATTTTTAAAACCCGGAACTATTCTAATAGCAGAGCGGCGGATTTTCCAGCTAAAACCCCGCTTGAAAATGCAAACTGCAGATTATATCCGCCACAGGGGCCGTCAACATTAACCGTTTCGCCGGCGAAAAACAATCCGTGACATAGTTTTGACTGCATGGTTTTGCTGTCAATTTCGGCTGTATCGACGCCGCCTCTTGTCGCAGTCGCTTTTTCAACCGGTTCGGCGGAAACAATGGAAAGCGGAAATGTTTTGAGTTTTTCGACAAGGGTTTTCCGTAATTTTTTATTTATCTGCCCGGCGCCGATTTCAGGAATATTATTTTCAGCGCAAATCGTCTTAATCAGGGCTTTCGGTAAAAGCTGTGAAAGTACAGAGATGATATTTTGTCGAGGATTGGCCGTGATTATTGTTTTATCGAGTTCATTGGTTTTTATATCCGGTAAAAAGTCGATGAATATTTTAATATTGCCTTTCGGTAAATCAGCGATATTTCTGCTCATATCGAAAACGGCAGGACCGCCGATACCTTTGTGGGTAAAAAGCATCGGGCCCGAAGACGATATTTTTTTGCCGTTGATTTTACTTGTTATTGAAACATTTTTTACGCTTATGCCGGCCAGAGAAGAACAGAATTTTTCCGCTGTAACCAGCGGCACTACGACGGCAATTGGCTTTATGATTTTGTGGCCGAGCTTTTGGGCGAATTTGTATCCGTCGCCTGTCGAACCGGTCTGCGGCCAGCTTACGCCCCCGGTTGCGATTATCAAACATTTCGCTGAAATCACAGATTTTTCTGATTCAATAATAAATAAACCCCGACCGCAGGTGTCGGGGCTAAACAATTTGACTGATACGACTTTTTTGTCGTAAAATATTCTGATATTTAATTTCTTCATTTCATCGAAAAGTATTTGCTGAATGTCGCCTGCGTTTTGAGTTTCGGGGAATACGCAGCCGGATTGTTCGACGACTGTTTCAAGGCCGTGATTGCGGAAGAAATCCCGCAGCTTCTGCGGGCCGAATTCATAAATGCAGTGGCGGACAAACCTGTCGAAAGGTTTGTATGCCCTTATAATTTCGTCGGCTGAACCGGTATGCGTGAGATTGCACCTGCCTCCGCCTGTCAGCAGAAGTTTTCTGCCTGCACTTGTGTTCGACTCTATGACAACGACTTTCTTTGCACGCCGGGCCGCGGCAATAGAGGCCATCATACCTGCCGGTCCAGCACCAATTATACATATGTCAGTTTCAGTCATAATTATTTTGAAAAGAAGTAAGTTTCAGATTAACATAGTCAGCCCTGAATTTACAGAGACATAATGAGAGAAAATACTGAAAAAATCAATATAAATGAAGGCGGATGCAAAGAAGTGCTGAAAATCGCATTTCCGCTGATACTAAGCACCTCGGCGATGACGCTGCAGATGTTCGTGGACCGGGTTTTTCTGATGTGGTACGACCAGAACGCGATGAGCGCGGCGATGCTGGGTGGAATACTCAGTTTTGTATTCTTCAGTTTTTTCCTCGGCACGGCCAGCTATGCCAATACTTTTGTTTCGCAGTACGACGGCGCAAAAATGAAAAACAGAATCGGCCCCTCCGTTTGGCAGAGCGTTTATTTTTCCATCGGTGCCGGACTGATAATGGCGGCAATTGCCTTGTTTGCCAGACCACTTATCACACTTGTCGGGCATGAACCGGCAATCGCCGGATATGAACTTGTATATTTCAGGATTCTGCTGCTCGGGGCGTTGCCGGGAATTATCGACGCTTCGCTTTCCTGCTTCCTGACAGGCAGAGGGAAAACATGGACAGTTTTATGGATTAATGTTTTCAAAACAGTTCTAAATGCTGTGCTTGATTACGCGATGATTTTCGGGCATTTTGGTTTTCCGAAATGGGGCATCGGCGGAGCTGCGATAGCAACCGTTATCGCCAGTGCCGCAACCTGCGTGATTTATTTTATCGTTTTTTTGTGGCCCGCTCATCGCCGGGATTTCTGCACGTCTAATTATGTTTTCGATAAAGACCTTTTCGGCAGGTTAATGAAATTCGGCATACCGAGCGGCGTGCAGTTTATGCTCGATATACTGGGTTTTACGCTTTTTGTGGTTTTCGTGGGCAGAATCGACGCGGTATCGTTCGCGGCCTCTTCGATGGTTCTTCAGATTAATACGCTTTCATTTATGCCGATGATAGGCTTCGGTATAGCGACAGGAATACTTGTCGGCAGGGCACTGGGCGCCGACAAGCCGCACATCGCGCAAAAAGTCACCTGGTCAGCGGCCAGGCTGACCTTCGGATATATGATTGTTATAGCGGCGGGCTACTGGCTTTTTCCGGATTTGTTTATGCTGCCGTTCGAGGCGAAAGCATCGGCCGAGCAGATGGAAGCGATGAGGCCGATAGCGAAAACACTGCTTTACTTCGTCAGTTTTTACTGCATCTTCGATACGGGCAATATTATTTTTTCGGCGGCGCTAAAGGGAGCGGGCGATACGAAATTTGTAATGTATATTTCAATCTGGCTCAACTGGATTATTATGGTTATTCCGAGCTGGGCGGCTGTAACATTTCTGCACGGCAGGGCAAGACTTTATATAGCATGGGCCGCTCTGGCAGGTTATGTGTGCGCGCTGGCAATATTGTTCCTGCTTCGATTCCTCGCCGGCAAATGGAAAACAATGCGGGTGATAGAAAAAGCTCCTGTGCTGCCGGGCATTATGCCTTCTGTGCCGACCGTCGAAACAGATGCCGGATAAATATAACCGCTTAATTGACAAAAAGTTAAAAAAATCCCCGAAATTTGTTTTTTTGGCTTGTTTTTATAGGACGTTAGGATTTACAATATGCACCTATCCTTGAGGAGAGGAAGAATGATGATTTGCTCGGTTAGTTTCTGAATAGTTTTATAGTAAATCGTTATTTTCGGGATAGGAGAGAATGATGTTTGCAAAGAGGGACTTTCAAGTCAGCGGTATTCTTCCGGCAATTCACTCCTTAACCTTTACAGTAAGGAAAAAAGAATAACATTTTTTTTGGAAGGGGTATGGGGTTATGAGAACAACACTAATTTTCGCAGTCGTATTAATTTCAGTTCTGAGTGGTTTTGTTTATGCGGGCATTATTGATGCACCCATATCGCATTGGACATTGGATGAAACTTCAGGCGCAACGGTTCACGACAGCGCAGACAGCCATAACGGTGCTATCGCAGGCGACCCGGTCTGGACAGCCGGTAAAATCGACGGCTGTCTGGATTTCGACAGCAGCGGTGATTATGTAAATTTCGGAGACGTCAGCCAGTTTGAGTTTGGCGGTAATGATTTTACAATTGCCTTTTGGTTTAAAACCGAAGGCGCACATGACATCGGCGGCGAAAATTCAGGAACAGGAAATATTATATCCAAGTATGATATAAATCTGGGCAGACAATGGTTAATCCAGCAAACTGCTGACGATAAAATTCACTTTGATACTTATTCTGTCGATTCATCTACCGGCGGAGATGGCCTCGTTTCAACAGGAGGTTATGGAAATGAATGGACGTATGTTACCGCCGTCCGCCAGGGAGCCGCCAAATATCTGTATATAAACGGTGTTTTGGACAATAACGGCGTATGTAATGGAATAGTGGCGGGAACAATCTCGCC from Phycisphaerae bacterium harbors:
- a CDS encoding LamG domain-containing protein; translation: MRTTLIFAVVLISVLSGFVYAGIIDAPISHWTLDETSGATVHDSADSHNGAIAGDPVWTAGKIDGCLDFDSSGDYVNFGDVSQFEFGGNDFTIAFWFKTEGAHDIGGENSGTGNIISKYDINLGRQWLIQQTADDKIHFDTYSVDSSTGGDGLVSTGGYGNEWTYVTAVRQGAAKYLYINGVLDNNGVCNGIVAGTISPVLIGARSANDYYYRFFNGKIDDVRIYDYALSAAEANQLYLIPEPATIALLGLGALSLIRKNRLIKITI
- a CDS encoding FAD-dependent oxidoreductase, which codes for MAEVIYDSIIIGGGPAGLAAALYNSRDRFKTVVLEKFFPGGQIITTDRIENFPGFESISGPDLIEKMKKQIDSFGAEFKTEEVKKLTKLPDGNIEINCGKKTFIGKSVIIACGSSYRKLDVPGEEEFRNAGAGVSYCGTCDAPFFKGKKVVAVGGGNTAVEEALHVAKFAAELTLVHRRQEFRATKVLVEELMSKVNNGGNIKLKLDTVVVAIEGDKKVEKVRVKNVKTNNEETLPCDGVFIFVGMVPNTSFLNGFVDLTEAGFVKCDVGFLRTKVAGVFVAGDCRTGAAMQLATAVGDGVNAAMMTKQYLRDANWWNQPVPDALTPGKW
- a CDS encoding NAD(P)/FAD-dependent oxidoreductase, giving the protein MTETDICIIGAGPAGMMASIAAARRAKKVVVIESNTSAGRKLLLTGGGRCNLTHTGSADEIIRAYKPFDRFVRHCIYEFGPQKLRDFFRNHGLETVVEQSGCVFPETQNAGDIQQILFDEMKKLNIRIFYDKKVVSVKLFSPDTCGRGLFIIESEKSVISAKCLIIATGGVSWPQTGSTGDGYKFAQKLGHKIIKPIAVVVPLVTAEKFCSSLAGISVKNVSITSKINGKKISSSGPMLFTHKGIGGPAVFDMSRNIADLPKGNIKIFIDFLPDIKTNELDKTIITANPRQNIISVLSQLLPKALIKTICAENNIPEIGAGQINKKLRKTLVEKLKTFPLSIVSAEPVEKATATRGGVDTAEIDSKTMQSKLCHGLFFAGETVNVDGPCGGYNLQFAFSSGVLAGKSAALLLE
- a CDS encoding arsenate reductase ArsC, with product MTDKKEKLNILFLCTGNSCRSQMAEGWAKKLKSDCIEAFSAGVYPVGVSSRAVKVMAEVGADISSHRSKHIDELAGIDFDYVITLCDNAKESCPVFHGKTKLVHRPFSDPSFLTGSEEEIMDAFRKTRDDIRDFVMTLPDNLEQEVKR
- a CDS encoding citrate/2-methylcitrate synthase — translated: MAEVVTPDIEGIVPEKTPKDPFLTELSRLAKQNNKIDPQLYEQFAVKRGLRNADGTGVLAGLTEIGDVHGYVINEGEKEAIEGRLRYRGMEIEDIVSGFQKEKRHGFEETAYLLLFGELPKKKDLTRFCHLLGKNRNLPEGFTENMILKAPSNNVMNKLARSVLAAYSYDKTPEDRSLKNILRQCIGLIARFPTFAAYGYQAKAHYYDGESLYIHSPDEKLSTAENFLMLTRPDKKYTKTEADLLDLCLVLHAEHGGGNNSTFTTHVVTSSDTDVYSAIAAAIGSLKGSKHGGANIQVIAMMDDIKKNVKNYESENQVADYLARIVKKEAFDGTGLIYGLGHAVYTISDPRTALIRKQAARLAKEKDLEWEFELYSLIERLSPEIFQKIKKSDKKVCPNVDFYSGFVYRMLGIPTALYTPLFAVSRISGWCAHFIEETVSGGRIIRPAYKSVAEKREYIPTSKR
- a CDS encoding MATE family efflux transporter → MRENTEKININEGGCKEVLKIAFPLILSTSAMTLQMFVDRVFLMWYDQNAMSAAMLGGILSFVFFSFFLGTASYANTFVSQYDGAKMKNRIGPSVWQSVYFSIGAGLIMAAIALFARPLITLVGHEPAIAGYELVYFRILLLGALPGIIDASLSCFLTGRGKTWTVLWINVFKTVLNAVLDYAMIFGHFGFPKWGIGGAAIATVIASAATCVIYFIVFLWPAHRRDFCTSNYVFDKDLFGRLMKFGIPSGVQFMLDILGFTLFVVFVGRIDAVSFAASSMVLQINTLSFMPMIGFGIATGILVGRALGADKPHIAQKVTWSAARLTFGYMIVIAAGYWLFPDLFMLPFEAKASAEQMEAMRPIAKTLLYFVSFYCIFDTGNIIFSAALKGAGDTKFVMYISIWLNWIIMVIPSWAAVTFLHGRARLYIAWAALAGYVCALAILFLLRFLAGKWKTMRVIEKAPVLPGIMPSVPTVETDAG